One genomic region from Gossypium hirsutum isolate 1008001.06 chromosome D13, Gossypium_hirsutum_v2.1, whole genome shotgun sequence encodes:
- the LOC107937726 gene encoding 50S ribosomal protein L3, chloroplastic → MPIATLSLHSLGYCCQKSPPFSLKSSFLSKPTKTQFSFAFKTTEKRPFSHIVSMSMEAGIGVMGTKLGMMSFFETDGTVVPVTVVGFREGNIVTQVKTSATDGYDAVQVGYRRVRDKKLTKPELGHLGKAAVIPMRHLQEFRLQSVGEFETGQKLAVEEIFKEGDLVDVSGTTIGKGFQGGIKRHNFKRGQMSHGSKSHRALGSIGAGTTPGRVYKGKKMPGRMGGSKRKIRKLKIVKIDNELRVVMIKGAVPGKPGNLLRITPAKIVGKNIPKS, encoded by the exons ATGCCAATTGCTACCTTATCTCTCCATTCTTTAGGCTATTGCTGCCAAAAGTCTCCTCCTTTCTCCCTCAAATCTTCTTTTCTCTCAAAACCCACAAAAACCCAGTTTTCTTTTGCCTTCAAAACTACCGAGAAGAGGCCTTTTTCGCATATAGTCTCAATGAGCATGGAAGCAGGCATTGGAGTAATGGGCACAAAGCTTGGAATGATGAGTTTCTTTGAAACTGATGGCACAGTTGTTCCAGTGACTGTAGTTGGTTTTAGAGAAGGAAATATAGTGACCCAAGTTAAGACATCGGCTACTGATGGCTATGATGCTGTTCAAGTTGGGTATCGGAGAGTTAGGGATAAGAAGTTGACAAAGCCTGAGTTGGGTCATTTGGGGAAAGCTGCTGTTATTCCTATGAGGCATTTGCAAGAATTTAGGTTGcaaagtgtgggggagtttgagaCTGGTCAGAAATTGGCTGTTGAAGAGATTTTTAAGGAAGGTGATCTTGTTGATGTCTCTGGGACTACCATAGGGAAAGGATTTCAAg GTGGAATAAAGCGCCATAATTTTAAAAGAGGTCAAATGAGCCATGGTTCCAAGAGTCATAGAGCATTGGGGTCTATTGGTGCTGGAACAACACCTGGGCGTGTGTACAAGGGAAAGAAAATGCCTGGCAGGATGGgaggaagcaaaagaaagatCCGAAAGCTCAAGATTGTGAAAATTGACAATGAGCTTCGAGTTGTGATGATCAAAGGTGCTGTCCCTGGTAAGCCCGGAAATCTGCTACGAATAACCCCCGCTAAGATTGTTGGAAAGAACATACCAAAGAGCTAG